From the Chitinivorax sp. B genome, the window GGCTACGACGAAATGGAGTTTGCCCGCATTGCTGTCAAGCACTTTGGTACACGCCATACCGAGTACTATGTCACCCCAGATGACGTGGTCAACGCCATTCCAAGAATTGCGGCTGCTTCTGATCAGCCCTTTGGCAATTCATCGGTCGTCCCAGGCTTCTATTGCGCCCAATTGGCACACCGGGATGGCGTAGAGCGAATGCTGGGCGGTGATGGCGGTGATGAACTATTTGGCGGCAATGCTCGCTATGCCAAACAGCACATCTTCGAGGTATATGGCCGCATCCCAAGATCCGTCAAAAAATCACTGATCGAACCGCTCGCCTTCAACCTGCCCTCTGCCTTGCCATTGATCGGCAAAGCCCGCAGCTATATCCAACAGGCCAACACCCCCATGCCCGCCCGGCTGGAAACCTACAACTTGCTAGAACGGTTTGGAGCGGCAAATATCCTGACCCGGGACTTTCTGGCACAGATCAACGTCAATGGTCCCAGCATTCATCAGCAAAAAACCTGGGATGCCATTCGAGCCAAAGAATTGATCAATCAAATGCTAGGGCTCGATTTCAAATACACACTGGCCGACAATGATCTAGTCAAGGTCAACCTCGCTTGCGAACTGGCAGGTGTTGAAATCGCCTATCCGCTATTGCACGATAAATTGACCCAGTTCTCACTCAGCCTTGACCCGAGTTGGAAGTTGAAAGGTCAGCAACTTCGCTGGTTCTTCAAAGAAGCCTTACGCGACTTTCTGCCACCCGAGATCATCACCAAAGAGAAACACGGCTTCGGCCTGCCATTCGGCCCCTGGCTGACCAAGCATGTTGGTCTGCAAACCCTGGTGAACGACAGCTTAGCTGATCTCAAACGACACAACCTGATCCGTCCAGAGTTTATTGACGAGGTGATGAGCAAAGTCAAAGAACACCCAGGCTATTATGGAACAATGGTATGGATATTGATGATGCTGTCGTTGTGGCTGAAAGAGGCGAAGCAGGCGATTTGACACCGTGTTGAAACACGTTATTCAGCCACTGGTAGGTGGCTGAATAGTCAAGCAAGGGTATAATACTGCATATAAGTACACCACTCTGATTTATGACTCAGAC encodes:
- a CDS encoding asparagine synthase-related protein produces the protein MTGLCGWIGHATTEPESTLARMVGRLSPFPGAKPTNWSTSDCGLGATGLKATPQIAHQGNLHAVVIGRPRITDSHLHAFAAQNNHAEALIQGYRKEGHTVLRHFADSFAIALIDTDKQAALLAVDRFGSVPLGFTESANGLIFGSSLWSLNAHPAAQQGIDPQAIYHYLYFHMIPGPETIYRDQFRLEPGESLIWHAGKSTRQRYWEPVFVENGTQSFVEQKEAFTALVRESVREASMGADTGCFLSGGTDSSTIAGMLTTVSGRPARTYSIGFEAEGYDEMEFARIAVKHFGTRHTEYYVTPDDVVNAIPRIAAASDQPFGNSSVVPGFYCAQLAHRDGVERMLGGDGGDELFGGNARYAKQHIFEVYGRIPRSVKKSLIEPLAFNLPSALPLIGKARSYIQQANTPMPARLETYNLLERFGAANILTRDFLAQINVNGPSIHQQKTWDAIRAKELINQMLGLDFKYTLADNDLVKVNLACELAGVEIAYPLLHDKLTQFSLSLDPSWKLKGQQLRWFFKEALRDFLPPEIITKEKHGFGLPFGPWLTKHVGLQTLVNDSLADLKRHNLIRPEFIDEVMSKVKEHPGYYGTMVWILMMLSLWLKEAKQAI